In a single window of the Entelurus aequoreus isolate RoL-2023_Sb linkage group LG16, RoL_Eaeq_v1.1, whole genome shotgun sequence genome:
- the LOC133631135 gene encoding probable serine/threonine-protein kinase kinX yields the protein MRRVRRKVANKEKVFGCDLLEHLNASSQDVPQVLRCCTEFVEQHGIVDGIYRLSGVSSNIQKLRSEFESDGTPELNKEVYLQDIHCVSSLCKAYFRELPNPLLTYQLYDKFAEAVAVQLEEERLVKIRDVLKELSAPHYRTLEFLMSHLAKMASYSPETNMHARNLAIVWAPNLLRSKDIEVSGFNGTAAFMEVRIQSIVVEFILTHAAQLFPEPSISCNRRKSLPSPTAILSQEEPSLKAHPPANFGNISPGDGPLPIRPYHAIIEGTDKRKGSFKQRKWMSIFNIGGRFHDPRRRHKHSGKEKDRPSLRPARSMDSLSIPLYSKEGSKQLLQTSNSTKMSGLEAAASPGQIGGSEYAVTYRRGTGLVSGGTQGIYTALDPEGLGSTDTDTVLSRSPGLTTKVGRRAAMHITGPTIVTVPLHITSNLALGVLQGGGCDRVVHRGRDKEGEKVEVRDRVDKVERKDSGQVQGKIETEAVTNRKEVLDEDVLTLVDKKEEDKKERMVCGWEIVTEDQCVPKETHAKSLNSNADEDVEGKHDLKEMQGEASDEIQREATEPEDNNVFDSSDVLNSTEVEPDDQELSGYVQDNFEFLDQMDCSVLDHMDGSVSCQVPLHLNEFSVEPPGHSDDEYELMEQASHHSTGTDISPNTSPETGSQNQPKPHRQLSVKSNERQAKSLSLPHMTSPVCEPDSCSDEDITDDEVTFNYSSEEEDSLFVKSLPPDFFLNNLCDLQFEASCTTSDDVSAQVDQSQRCEVSERHLDCSTSKQLNDGEEIRGDMEDGQEREEIPQNNDNVDYDENSLRTTNKDHNVMETGLYHDLKPLPLEAPSHQSVDLSKEEDTDESNVVASDVLVDTGQQEDEEEGVRQPQVSIFCGAQKETEETKDVSRGAGGVFKADQDGGQESEWTEDTGQDREETGYSLEQNKLETKRSISEALANENSEELPLGLYNEKMEECHSGLDDTIKKIWDEIEEVICELIEDEEKKMGARQVGDCEDTQVSFENLVHFEEEVTNKSKCDMEATEDEMETNVGKDVQDKTNLAEMETNVGKDVQDKTNLAEMETNVGKDLQDKTTLAEMETNVGKDVQDKTNLAEMETNVGKDVQDKTNLAEMETNVGKDVQDKTNLAEMETNVGKDLQDKTTLAEMETNVGKDVQDKTNLAEKGDQKAAKEKKRSLEEVMPSLKETQLQEVSCDVPQSKEPMTYEMRGASQGAAARKLVISKSPRVYQVKAVPVVPPKPQHCKLAALNLRQQQQQRERRDADVSDEEARVKKESVHRKDSDDGVASRDSLRDSPLSMCFDEAVAIATLRRGKEKECERERQRDWAEVQ from the exons ATGAGGAGAGTCCGCAGGAAAGTGGCCAACAAGGAGAAGGTGTTTGGTTGTGATCTTCTGGAGCACCTGAACGCCTCCAGTCAGGATG TTCCACAGGTGCTGCGTTGTTGCACTGAGTTTGTTGAGCAACACGGCATCGTGGACGGAATTTACAGGTTGTCCGGGGTTTCGTCCAACATCCAGAAACTCAG GAGCGAGTTTGAGAGTGACGGGACACCCGAACTCAACAAGGAAGTGTACCTGCAGGACATCCACTGCGTCAGCTCGCTCTGCAAAGCCTATTTCCGAGAGCTGCCCAACCCGCTGCTAACCTACCAGCTTTACGACAAGTTTGCT GAGGCGGTAGCTGTCCAGCTGGAAGAGGAGCGTCTGGTAAAAATCAGAGATGTCCTGAAAGAACTTTCAGCGCCACATTACAG GACTCTTGAGTTTCTGATGTCCCACCTCGCCAAGATGGCATCATACTCACCTGAGACTAACATGCATGCCAGAAACCTGGCCATCGTCTGGGCACCAAATCTTCTCAG GTCAAAGGATATCGAGGTGTCTGGGTTCAATGGCACCGCCGCCTTCATGGAGGTCAGGATTCAGTCCATCGTGGTGGAGTTCATCCTCACTCACGCCGCTCAGCTCTTTCCTGAACCAA GTATATCGTGCAACAGGAGGAAGTCTCTTCCCTCCCCAACAGCCATTTTAAGTCAGGAAGAACCTTCGTTAAAGGCTCACCCTCCTGCCAACTTTGGAAACATCAGTCCAGGGGATGGTCCTCTTCCAATAAGACCTTACCACGCTATCATAGAAGGCACTGACAA GAGGAAAGGCTCGTTTAAACAAAGGAAGTGGATGTCCATCTTCAATATCGGCGGTCGGTTCCATGACCCAAGACGACGCCATAAACACTCAGGCAAAG AAAAAGACAGACCATCGTTGAGGCCGGCGAGAAGCATGGACTCCCTCAGCATCCCGTTATATTCAAAAGAAG GTTCTAAACAACTTCTCCAAACGTCTAATTCCACCAAAATGTCGGGTTTGGAGGCTGCGGCATCTCCTGGTCAAATTGGCGGAAGCGAATATGCCGTGACCTATCGCAGGGGGACAGGACTTGTAAGCGGGGGCACACAAGGAATTTACACAGCCCTTGACCCTGAAGGTTTAGGAAGCACAGACACTGACACCGTACTGTCCAGGTCACCGGGACTCACCACAAAAGTGGGTCGAAGAGCAGCAATGCACATCACGGGGCCTACCATAGTAACCGTACCGCTTCATATCACCTCAAACTTGGCGTTAGGTGTGCTTCAAGGAGGCGGCTGTGATAGGGTCGTCCACCGTGGCAGGGATAAGGAAGGTGAAAAGGTGGAGGTTAGGGACAGAGTAGACAAAGTGGAGAGGAAAGACAGTGGACAAGTGCAAGGGAAGATAGAAACTGAAGCAGTGACTAACAGGAAAGAAGTCTTGGATGAGGACGTACTTACTTTAGTTGACAAAAAAGAGGAGGACAAAAAGGAGAGAATGGTTTGTGGATGGGAAATAGTGACAGAAGATCAATGTGTGCCTAAAGAGACACACGCCAAAAGCCTGAACTCCAATGCAGATGAAGATGTTGAGGGCAAGCATGATCTCAAGG AAATGCAAGGAGAGGCATCAGATGAAATTCAGCGGGAAGCAACTGAACCTGAGGACAACAATGTTTTTGATTCTTCCGACGTACTCAACTCCACAGAGGTGGAGCCAGATGACCAGGAGCTGTCGGGCTATGTTCAAGACAACTTTGAATTTCTGGACCAAATGGACTGTAGCGTCCTGGATCACATGGATGGCAGTGTTTCCTGTCAG GTTCCTCTCCACTTAAATGAATTCTCAGTAGAACCTCCTGGACATTCGGATGACGAGTATGAACTCATGGAGCAAGCGTCACATCATTCCACTGGGACTGACATAAGCCCAAATACAAGTCCTGAAACAGGCAGTCAAAACCAACCAAAGCCCCACCGACAGCTCAGCGTCAAGTCAAACGAGCGACAGGCAAAATCCCTCAGCTTGCCTCACATGACCTCGCCGGTGTGCGAACCAGACAGCTGCTCTGACGAAGACATCACAGATGACGAAGTCACCTTTAATTACAGCAGTGAGGAAGAGGACAGCTTGTTTGTTAAAAGCCTCCCTCCGGATTTCTTTTTAAACAATTTGTGTGATCTTCAATTCGAGGCCAGCTGCACTACCAGTGATGATGTTAGCGCTCAGGTAGATCAGTCACAGAGATGTGAAGTGAGTGAACGTCATCTTGATTGTTCTACTAGTAAGCAACTAAATGATGGAGAAGAGATCCGAGGGGACATGGAAGACGGACAGGAGCGAGAGGAGATACCGCAAAACAATGACAACGTTGACTACGATGAGAACAGCCTaag AACAACAAACAAAGATCACAATGTCATGGAAACTGGTCTGTATCATGATTTAAAACCTCTCCCTTTAGAAGCACCGTCACACCAAAGTGTGGACCTCTCAAAGGAGGAGGACACAGATGAGTCCAACGTTGTGGCCTCTGATGTACTGGTGGACACGGGACAACAGGAGGACGAAGAAGAAGGAGTCCGTCAACCTCAAGTCTCCATCTTTTGTGGCGCCCAGAAAGAAACGGAGGAGACCAAAGATGTTTCTCGAGGAGCAGGAGGGGTGTTTAAGGCAGACCAGGATGGGGGGCAAGAGAGTGAATGGACAGAAGACACTGGACAAGACAGAGAAGAAACAGGATACTCACTTGAGCAAAATAAGCTTGAAACCAAAAGAAGCATCTCAGAAGCTCTCGCAAATGAAAATAGCGAAGAACTGCCTTTAGGATTGTACAATGAAAAGATGGAGGAGTGCCACTCAGGGCTTGATGACACAATCAAGAAAATCTGGGATGAGATTGAGGAGGTCATCTGTGAACTGAtcgaagatgaagaaaaaaagatGGGTGCAAGACAGGTTGGCGATTGTGAGGATACTCAGGTCTCATTTGAGAATCTTGTGCACTTTGAGGAAGAAGTGACAAACAAGAGCAAGTGTGACATGGAAGCTACGGAAGACGAGATGGAGACAAATGTAGGGAAGGACGTTCAGGATAAGACCAACTTAGCAGAGATGGAGACAAATGTAGGGAAGGACGTTCAGGATAAGACCAACTTAGCAGAGATGGAGACGAATGTAGGGAAGGACCTTCAGGATAAGACCACCTTAGCAGAGATGGAGACAAATGTAGGGAAGGACGTTCAGGATAAGACCAACTTAGCAGAGATGGAGACAAATGTAGGGAAGGACGTTCAGGATAAGACCAACTTAGCAGAGATGGAGACAAATGTAGGGAAGGACGTTCAGGATAAGACCAACTTAGCAGAGATGGAGACGAATGTAGGGAAGGACCTTCAGGATAAGACCACCTTAGCAGAGATGGAGACAAATGTAGGGAAGGACGTTCAGGATAAGACCAACTTAGCAGAGAAGGGCGATCAAAAGGCGGCAAAAGAGAAGAAACGCAGCCTTGAGGAAGTGATGCCAAGTCTTAAAGAGACACAACTCCAAGAGGTCAGTTGTGATGTTCCGCAGTCCAAAGAACCCATGACCTATGAGATGCGAGGCGCCAGCCAAGGAGCAGCCGCAAGGAAGCTGGTCATCTCCAAATCACCAAGAGTTTATCAAGTCAAAGCTGTGCCGGTGGTGCCCCCAAAACCCCAACACTGCAAGCTAGCGGCCCTGAACCTccgacagcagcagcagcagcgagagcggagAGACGCTGACGTGTCGGACGAAGAAGCCAGGGTGAAGAAAGAGAGTGTGCACAGGAAGGACAGCGACGATGGCGTCGCCAGTAGGGACTCGCTCCGAGACAGCCCGCTCAGCATGTGTTTTGACGAGGCCGTTGCCATAGCTACCCTGAGGCGGGGAAAGGAGAAAGAGTGCGAGAGGGAAAGGCAGCGAGATTGGGCAGAAGTCCAATGA